In the Deltaproteobacteria bacterium genome, CAAACTACAGTTAAAAGTTACAAGTTGCAAGTCATAAGTCTTTTCAAACTTTCATCTTGAATCTTGCAACTTTACACTGTAGCGGGTGATGGGGATCGAACCCACGCATCCAGCTTGGAAGGCTGGAGTTCTACCATTGAACTACACCCGCAAAAATACGGTTAAGAGTTATGAGTTTGGAGTTAAGAGTGAAATCTTAAAACCATTATTTTTCTAATAACTCTAAACTCTCAACTCCAAACTTTCCTGGTGGAGAGGGGAGGATTCGAACCCCCGTAGGCAGCGCCAGCAGATTTACAGTCTGCCCCCTTTGGCCACTCGGGTACCCCTCCAAAGTTTATTTATAAACACATTTTATCTACAGTACAGTCATCACCCACAGGTAAAATGCAAGATGTTTTCCTCTGAATTCAATAAGATGACCAGTACCATAGAATAGACTTAATTACCTATATGCAGACAGGTAAAATCAGCATAAACTAAATACTTAACAAAATTTTTTACAATATGCAAGAAAAAAATATAGCATAAAAAATGCCACGAAACTATTTTCTTGATACAACGATTTTTACCACCGATGATGAAAACCGATGATGGTAAAATTTGCTAATTATATTAAATTTATGCTATTATATATAAAAATATCAGAATTATCTCATATTATTGAGGAGGCTTGATGCATATGAAACTTGTAGGAAAAAATAGAGGGGAGATTACAGCCTTATTCTTTTTTGTTTTTATACTACTGCCTTTAACAACTATCTATGCTGAATCAGGGAGGGTTACTGCCTCTGAATTAAAATCTATGATAGAAAAGGGCGGGAAGATTACACTTATAGATGTCAGAACCCCTGAAGAATACAATGAAGAACATATTCCGGGTGCGATAAATCTGCCTGTTGATAAGTTTTACGATATGAGAGATTTCCCACACAAGGACAATGTTGTGCTTTACTGCACTGTGGGTGTAAGAAGCATGCGGGCAAAGAAGATACTTGCTGGAAAGGGCATAAAAGGCATCATTGACCTTGAAGGCGGAATCAACGGATGGATTAAAAACAGCGGTAAGACTGAAAAACCTCAAAAGACTGCAGATGTAAAAAAAAATTCCGATGATGAAATATACAGTGACTATCCTGATACATACATTGTGCCAAAAGGGGTTTGTGAGCAAGGTTTAGAGCCTTCAATGATAATTAAAAAATAAACGGGTTTTATGAATTCAGTATGTCATCTTTGCAAATGTGTTGTTAAAGACAATACATTGTTTTCTGACCTTTCTGATAAACAGATTGAAAGGTTTAAGGATATAATTATATTATCCCTTCACAAGAAAAAGGATGTGATTTTCTGGGAGGGTGACCCGTGCCATGGTTTTCACATTGTCAAATCAGGAAGAATCAAGATAATAAGGACATCAAAGGACGGGAAGGAACAGATTATAAAGATAGCCGAACCAGGCGAGATAATAGGCATGGAGGTATTTTATGATGAGAGGCGGTATACAAATACTGCTGCAGCAATGGATGACTGTGAGTTGTGTTTTATAGAAAAGATGGCATTCTTTAAGATATTGGAAGAATATCCTGTAATATCTAAAAAGATAATTGTTGCCTTGAGCAAGGAACTCAAAACAGCATATGACAAGATAGGTGAAATGGGCTTAAAGACTGCAAGGGAAAAGATGGCTCATCTCTTATCAACCCTTGCTAAAGACTATGGGGTTCCAAAGGACGGCAAGATCAAACTAAATCTAAACCTTTCCCGTCTTGATATAGCGGAGTTACTGGGCATCACTCAGGAAACTTCAATAAGACTTCTTAAAGGTTTTAAAGATGCTGGTATCATAGATATAAAGCGAAAAGAGATTATTATTAAATCCCTCCCAATGCTTGAATCTGTAAGCGAATAATATTCATGGCAGGAGACATATATCAGAAAATCGTGTTTACCTCCTTTAATTCTATCATTGGCAAGATATTTATAGCAGCAACCTCTAAAGGTATTTGCAGGCTTATAATTAACGGTAGTTTAGAGGACTTCAAAAAAGAGTTGAAAGAATCACAAAGACTATCTGTCGTTAGGAATGATGCTGTTATGGAACCTGTTGCAGGTGCCATCAAGCAATATCTTAAAGGGGTCTGTGTTGATTTTATGAAATTTAGAATTTGTCCTCAAGGCTCATCATTTCAAAAAGAGGTCTGGAATGCACTACTAAAAATCCCTTATGGCAGGACAGTTTCATATAAAGATGTTGCACAGATGATAAATAGACCCAATGCATCAAGGGCTGTTGGAAATGTATGCGGCAAAAATCCTATCCCTATTATAATCCCATGCCACAGGGTAATAGCATCAGATAAAGGGCTTGGTGGTTACAGCAGCGGATTAGAAATAAAGAAAAAACTTCTTGAACTGGAATTACTGTCTTGCAGATAAAGGGATAAAATGTAAACCCCGTTAGAATGGCATTTTCTAACGGGGTTTACAATGAACCAACACCATCAAACAACCTATCTATCCAAATCCCGATTTAGAAAACCAAATCGGGATTTATACTACACAAAAATCATTGAGGCTCAAAATATTCAAATATCTTCCCCTCGTAGTTTCTAAGGGTTACCTTACCCTTTGCCTGAGAGATTAGATATGTAGGACCAACAGGTATCTTTCCTCCGCCTCCCGGCGCATCAACAACAAATGTAGGCACTGCATAACCTGTTGTGTGTCCTCTCAGTTTTTCAATTATATTTATTCCAGCAGACACAGGTGTCCTGAAATGCCCTGTGCCAACAGCAAGGTCGCACTGGTATAAGTAATAAGGTCTTACCCTTATGGATAAGAGTTTCTGCACAAGCCTTTTCATTGTGGCAGGTCTGTCGTTTATACCCTTGAGGAGAACAGTCTGGCTTCCGAGTGGTACGCCGGCATCAGCAAGCATTGAACATGCCGCAGTTACTTCAGGTGTTATCTCTTTTGGATGGGTGAAATGGATGCTCATATAAACAGGATGATATTTTTTAAGCATTGCAATAAGTCCATCATCCACCCTCATTGGCAGTGTTACAGGGACTCTGGTGCCAATCCTTATAATATCCAGATGGGAGATGGAATGAAGTTTTTGAAGATAATATTCAAGGTGTTCTGTTTTCAGCATCAATGGGTCGCCGCCGGATATTAGCACATCCCTTATGGTGCGTTTTGACTTGATATACTTAAAAGCCTCTTCAAAACTTTCAATGGACATCGGTGGATGTTCATCGCCCACCATCCTTCGTCTTGTGCAGTAACGACAATACATAGCACACGAATCTGTAACAAGGAGAAGAACCCTGTCAGGATAGCGATGGACAAGACCCGTAACAGGAGAATGGTTATCCTCGCCGCATGGGTCAACCATATCGCAATTTTCTATCCTGAACTCATCTATGAGTGGTATGGATTGCTTTCTTATAGGACAGTCAGGGTCTTCCTTATCTATGAGTGAAAAGAAATATGGCGTTATTGCCATTGCCAGCCTGCCGCCTGACCTTTGGATGCCTTCTTCTTCTTCATGGGTAAGTTTTATAAGAGGCTTTATCTGTTCAAGTGTTGTAATACGGTTTTTGACCTGCCATTGCCATTCATTCCAGAAAGCGGGGTGAGTATCTCTTAAAAGTTCATCTTCAATCGTCAGATTAAGTGCGTTATTACTGGGGGGTTCTGCACTCATTGCAGGCTCTATCATCTTTCCTCCTCTTTTTCTTTTGTTGAGTTCTCTATTTTTATCAGGTCCATCTGCGGGTTGCTCAATTCCTCAGTTGCCTTTTCATACGCTATCTTATATTTAAACCCCTTTTTGAGATACCCCCAGATACATGTAATCCTTTTTACATCTTCCTCGCTGTACTGCCTGAATTCCTTTTCACCTATTACAATCTTTTGAGGGGTGATATAGCCCTTTTGCTCAAGGTAGTAGAGTTTTTGTCTTGGTATATCAATTAGTTTTAAGAGGTCAGGGGTCTTTATGCCCATCAGATTTCCTTATTATTTGCCAATCTAGATATTCACTTATAGTAAATAGTTGCATTACAAAATTAAACTTAACTTTAAAATCAGTTTAAGTATAACATTATTTTTAAACTTGTCAAGTAAAATTTTTGAAATGTCAGTAACACATAAACTGTCCTCATTTGTAGCACATGAATTGTCCTACTTGTGGTTTCCTATAAATTAAGGAGGAGACCATGAGACGGACAGAGATGTTACAGGAGGTTCTGTTGATGAGATTTGAAGAGATATATGGGACATGGACAGAAAGACATCTTATCTGCCTGTGCCGAAGGCAGACAGGCACAGGAAGAAGCGGCAAGGGGAAGATTAGGGCAAAGGAGAAGAAAGAAGCTGCGCGGACATCTATTTGTTGACAACAGAACTTTTTTCAAGAAAAAATAGGGCAAACCCTGATAAGAATCTACCATGGGCTTGCCCTACCTTTGTTTGCTTCGGGATAGAGTTTTTCTCAAAACTCTTCACTCAACACTCTTAACTGCTCTTAATGCCCTTTTCCCATTTCAGGCTTTGGCAGACTCATCCCCTTTGACTCAGGATGCATCTCAAGATGCTTGTCGCCTGTGTATGCATACCTCATGCCTTCTTTGTAGAGGTCAAAGTGCTTTGCACTGTCAGCCTTGGTGTCCCCAAGATTGTCCCCTGACTGCGCACGAGTTACAGTTACAACTGTATCATACCATGATGCGCTTCCGCCGATCGGGTCAGCCATAGCAGGGATGATATAGTTGGGGTTCACACCCTCTGACTTCCACCAGATATTCTTTAAATCCGGGTCATCTCCAGCGCCAAATTGACCTTCTCCGCCCATCTTGTTTGCAGTTGCAAATCTGCCGAACTTGGTTCCAAATGTATTGGATACTGCAATAACCATCGGATGAATCCCCTCTGTAACCCTTACCTTTGTTACTATGTAGCCAACGCCGCTGGTAATCCTGATTAAGTCGCCGTTCTTCACGCCAAGTTTTGCCGCTGTCCCTGCATTAAGCCATGCAGGATTACTGTGAACCATCTCAGTCAGCCACTTGACATTAGGCGTCCTTGACTGGACATGGACATTCCATTTGAATGTTGTAAGTATCATCTGGTCTCCGGAGAGTTTAGATGAGCCATCCATATTCCAGTGCAATGGATTTGCCTTAAACACAGGCAGAGGATTGAATCCATACTTCTTGTATCCTTCTGCATAGATGTTGATTTTCCCATCTCCTGTGCCAAAGCCCGCATACTTTTTACCGCCAACATTCGCCTTGCCATCCGAGGTTTCTTTGTATGGGTCGCCAAATTGGGCTGTAATCGGCTTTCCATCTTTCCCTGCAATTTTGCCTGTTGCAGGGTCAAGTTTTCCATAAATCGGGAATACGCCGTCTTTCTTGAACTTATCCCAATCAAGCCCTTTTACGCCTGCGAACTGCTGTTTTACATAATCCTCGCCATCCTTGAAGTTCCATGACTTCTTCATGCCCTTGCTGCCGTCCGGGTCAATCTTGTGGATGATTTTCTGGAAAACCCCTCTAACCTCTATAGCCTCGCCCAGAGGTTTTATAACAGGCTGTCTAATGCCAACCCATGGCCATGCGCTTGAAGGCATGCTTTCCGGGTCCCACCTTTCAAGATATGAACCATCAGGCAGGATTATATCCATAAGCGCTGTATTCTCATTCATCTGATTTGAGAATGTAACATTGAATTTGAATAGATTCTCATCAGACAGAACCTCTCTCCATACGCTTGCAGCAGGGTATGTATATGCAGGAGCGGTCATATAATTTATATACACGCTGACCTTCTGCTTCCCTTCCTTAATCCAGAAAGGAACAAGATGCGAAACCTTGTGTCCTGCTAATGGATAATCAGGGTGCGAGGAGAGGAAACTTGGCTCGCTCCCGCCTTTTGGTCCATCGCCGGGCTGTCCATAACCCATACCCCTTGGCAGGTTGTATCCGCCTTTTTTCTCCACATTGCCTGTGATGATTGGGAGGAGCATTACGCACCTTTCAGCATATGAGCCGTAGAGGTGTTTTGAAGGTCCTCTGTAGGTATATACTGTTGCCGGCTTTACACTGGCAAATTCTATGGCTATCCTTCTGATGTCTGCCGCAGGAACGCCTGAATACTTCTCAGCCATCTCAGGCGTATACTGCTTCAGATGAGCAGCAAGTTTGTCTGCCGGATAGTTTGTCCAGTTGTTTATAAACTCTGTGTCAGCCAGCCCTTCTGACATAATCACATTTGCCATTGCCAATGCAACTACAGCATCCGTGCCCGGGAATACAGATAACCACTCGTCTGAGCGGCCTGCTGTGTTGGAAAGACGACAGTCAACTGTTACCAGTTTTGCATGTCCCTCTGCCCTTCCTTCTACAACCCTCTGGGCATACGGATTATGGAAGTATGCTGCCTCAAGGATGTTGCTGCCAAAGTTCAGGATATACTTTGTATTGGCAAAGTCAGGTGTTTCAATGTCAGGACCCCATGTATGCTCCATGCCGATTTTCTTTGAGGATTCGCATGTGGATGTATGGTTTATGCCTGTGCTTGTTCCAAGTGTCTTCATAAACCTGCCATATGCGCCGCCGCTTCTGTCCCTGCCCCAATGGACCATAATTTCATTTGGATGACCGCTGTCAATTACCTTTTTTAGATTGGCAGCAACCTCAGAGATAGCCTCATCCCATGAAATCCTCTTATACTGTCCGCTTCCTCTTGGACCTGTCCTCTTTAAAGGATAGAGGATTCTGTCTGGGTCATATACATGTCCTATGCCAGCATTGCCCTTTGCGCAGAGCCTGCCCCTTGTTGAAACATGCTTGTCATTACCTTCCAGTTTCTTTACCCTTCCGTCCTTAATATAGGCAAGACCGCCGTCTTCTATGTTGCACACAAGACAGGTGTAAGGAACCACCTTATCAAAACCGCTCCCCTTGCTTCCTATACCAGCGCCTTTATCAACTGCAACACCTTTGCCGCCGAGCTCTACTTCCATTGCCTCTGTTTCTGAAAACAGACCGCTAACGGCTACAGTTGCGCCAGCAGCAGCGCCTATTTGCATAAATCTTCTTCTGGTTAATTCCATAGATTTTACCTCCTTAATTTTTTAGCAAACTGTCCCTCAAACCTTTAGGTTTGAGTTTTTTTCAAGGCTGAAGCCTTGAGTTACCTAGTTATCTTTTTACTTCCCGCCAAGACTGTTTGTTACCTGATTTATCTTACCAGAAACAAGGTCTTCAGTCTTTACCTGAGCAAAGCCCTCTAATGCGCCTCTGTCAACCAGTCTGCCGTCAAGCCCTATGTAAAATACATATGGGTCGCCGCAGTCATTTGGCGGAGCAGGTCTTGCATCAGATGTCGCTAAAACCCTTGCAACCTCGCTCTTCGGATTATCAGCATCGCCGTAAATTCTTGCCCTTCCAATGCAGGTCTGGGCGCATGCAGGGACAAGTCCTTGGTCAACCCTGTGAGCGCACTGTGTGCATTTTTCCGGCAGTCCTGTCAATGGATTCCTTGAGAATGCGCCGATTGGGCACGCCTCTATTGCAGCATCTATCTCTGTATCAATCTGCTTTTTGCTTCTGCCCTTTGTAAGTTTCTCATAATCAACTACAACTATGCCGTCAGGCCTTCTGGAAACAGCGCCAACGCCATTGTTTGATGATGCCTCAGCACAGTTTCCACACTGGGCGCATATCCACTGATAAAAGTGTCGTCTGGCATTTGGATATTTGCCTGTCTCCTTTGCCCTGATTTGCGTCCTCCACACCCCAAGCGGCACATCATTTTCCGCTTTGCAAGCAACTGTGCATGCCTGACAGCCTATACAGCGCGTTGCATCCATTACAAAAGTCATTCTTGCCATAATTTACCTCCTTAGTGAATTAAACGATTATTTTCTGTTTCTGCTTCCTTTCCAAAACACTATCTAAATCACCACCTCCTTTTGTATTTAATTTAATTTTACTTGGTTGAAAAAACAACCCCTTCGATTTTACATCAAAGTTGCGGAGTTTTCTTCAACCCTTGAACTATTCCTTCCCGCTCCAAGCCCCCTTGCCTTGCAATCAGGGCAGTATTCCAACTGTTCTGCACTCTGTCCATGCGCTGTCAAGATATTTCTTATCCTCTCAAAAACAGCATCAGTTGCTATAATTTCATCACATCCCCTGCATAATAAGAGATTCTTCTCGCATTTATTATCTACGGTAAAAAGACTGTCCGGTCTCAATCTCCTGTCTATTGTTATGCATCGTTCAGGACATGCCTTTTCACATA is a window encoding:
- a CDS encoding rhodanese-like domain-containing protein — translated: MKLVGKNRGEITALFFFVFILLPLTTIYAESGRVTASELKSMIEKGGKITLIDVRTPEEYNEEHIPGAINLPVDKFYDMRDFPHKDNVVLYCTVGVRSMRAKKILAGKGIKGIIDLEGGINGWIKNSGKTEKPQKTADVKKNSDDEIYSDYPDTYIVPKGVCEQGLEPSMIIKK
- a CDS encoding molybdopterin-dependent oxidoreductase, with protein sequence MELTRRRFMQIGAAAGATVAVSGLFSETEAMEVELGGKGVAVDKGAGIGSKGSGFDKVVPYTCLVCNIEDGGLAYIKDGRVKKLEGNDKHVSTRGRLCAKGNAGIGHVYDPDRILYPLKRTGPRGSGQYKRISWDEAISEVAANLKKVIDSGHPNEIMVHWGRDRSGGAYGRFMKTLGTSTGINHTSTCESSKKIGMEHTWGPDIETPDFANTKYILNFGSNILEAAYFHNPYAQRVVEGRAEGHAKLVTVDCRLSNTAGRSDEWLSVFPGTDAVVALAMANVIMSEGLADTEFINNWTNYPADKLAAHLKQYTPEMAEKYSGVPAADIRRIAIEFASVKPATVYTYRGPSKHLYGSYAERCVMLLPIITGNVEKKGGYNLPRGMGYGQPGDGPKGGSEPSFLSSHPDYPLAGHKVSHLVPFWIKEGKQKVSVYINYMTAPAYTYPAASVWREVLSDENLFKFNVTFSNQMNENTALMDIILPDGSYLERWDPESMPSSAWPWVGIRQPVIKPLGEAIEVRGVFQKIIHKIDPDGSKGMKKSWNFKDGEDYVKQQFAGVKGLDWDKFKKDGVFPIYGKLDPATGKIAGKDGKPITAQFGDPYKETSDGKANVGGKKYAGFGTGDGKINIYAEGYKKYGFNPLPVFKANPLHWNMDGSSKLSGDQMILTTFKWNVHVQSRTPNVKWLTEMVHSNPAWLNAGTAAKLGVKNGDLIRITSGVGYIVTKVRVTEGIHPMVIAVSNTFGTKFGRFATANKMGGEGQFGAGDDPDLKNIWWKSEGVNPNYIIPAMADPIGGSASWYDTVVTVTRAQSGDNLGDTKADSAKHFDLYKEGMRYAYTGDKHLEMHPESKGMSLPKPEMGKGH
- a CDS encoding KamA family radical SAM protein; protein product: MSAEPPSNNALNLTIEDELLRDTHPAFWNEWQWQVKNRITTLEQIKPLIKLTHEEEEGIQRSGGRLAMAITPYFFSLIDKEDPDCPIRKQSIPLIDEFRIENCDMVDPCGEDNHSPVTGLVHRYPDRVLLLVTDSCAMYCRYCTRRRMVGDEHPPMSIESFEEAFKYIKSKRTIRDVLISGGDPLMLKTEHLEYYLQKLHSISHLDIIRIGTRVPVTLPMRVDDGLIAMLKKYHPVYMSIHFTHPKEITPEVTAACSMLADAGVPLGSQTVLLKGINDRPATMKRLVQKLLSIRVRPYYLYQCDLAVGTGHFRTPVSAGINIIEKLRGHTTGYAVPTFVVDAPGGGGKIPVGPTYLISQAKGKVTLRNYEGKIFEYFEPQ
- a CDS encoding methylated-DNA--[protein]-cysteine S-methyltransferase, with the translated sequence MAGDIYQKIVFTSFNSIIGKIFIAATSKGICRLIINGSLEDFKKELKESQRLSVVRNDAVMEPVAGAIKQYLKGVCVDFMKFRICPQGSSFQKEVWNALLKIPYGRTVSYKDVAQMINRPNASRAVGNVCGKNPIPIIIPCHRVIASDKGLGGYSSGLEIKKKLLELELLSCR
- a CDS encoding MerR family transcriptional regulator — translated: MGIKTPDLLKLIDIPRQKLYYLEQKGYITPQKIVIGEKEFRQYSEEDVKRITCIWGYLKKGFKYKIAYEKATEELSNPQMDLIKIENSTKEKEEER
- a CDS encoding Crp/Fnr family transcriptional regulator, with amino-acid sequence MNSVCHLCKCVVKDNTLFSDLSDKQIERFKDIIILSLHKKKDVIFWEGDPCHGFHIVKSGRIKIIRTSKDGKEQIIKIAEPGEIIGMEVFYDERRYTNTAAAMDDCELCFIEKMAFFKILEEYPVISKKIIVALSKELKTAYDKIGEMGLKTAREKMAHLLSTLAKDYGVPKDGKIKLNLNLSRLDIAELLGITQETSIRLLKGFKDAGIIDIKRKEIIIKSLPMLESVSE
- a CDS encoding 4Fe-4S dicluster domain-containing protein; protein product: MARMTFVMDATRCIGCQACTVACKAENDVPLGVWRTQIRAKETGKYPNARRHFYQWICAQCGNCAEASSNNGVGAVSRRPDGIVVVDYEKLTKGRSKKQIDTEIDAAIEACPIGAFSRNPLTGLPEKCTQCAHRVDQGLVPACAQTCIGRARIYGDADNPKSEVARVLATSDARPAPPNDCGDPYVFYIGLDGRLVDRGALEGFAQVKTEDLVSGKINQVTNSLGGK